One Lachancea thermotolerans CBS 6340 chromosome F complete sequence DNA window includes the following coding sequences:
- the NUP84 gene encoding Nup84p (similar to uniprot|P52891 Saccharomyces cerevisiae YDL116W NUP84 Subunit of the nuclear pore complex (NPC) forms a subcomplex with Nup85p Nup120p Nup145p-C Sec13p and Seh1p that plays a role in nuclear mRNA export and NPC biogenesis) — translation MEVDTIDSYEALVKFANVLKDFRVGVLNDPGSRDAFDVVKDFRSIAGEGALDIARTDSSERGGVFENWELEAKLWHLIELLVNFRTADLNIDEDIEQLEDDSLGFTKSLLKKDRSLYEIWLIMLWIQSNISVPARPDGIAGSKWSHSFMSGELKSCDLDYPLRESDCKIDNRDKQSDHAFYKYIYELLLAGRYDDARKECELSDNTTLALILCGLDNYVGFSVGEPANDDLQPQENIKGKALWRRAVHSLSLQQELDEYERAIYSYLAGDVFEGIDTNWDIDLLLYLNQALQISLENHLLEDKLVDSKEIILPMASDPVPLQSVLDIIARKHVAEGEHPIRVLMGAVILDKIPTVVKSSTAMLLDVVKGKDASNDMVEEPYLLRVVTHLVILMDFICPGLINEQDKSKLITAYVTILSLYQLYNEIPVYISFLDDSEALEAYSFFLSNLTNAAARKKQLDLCNILKIPTANILRRTTQRVFDDTEGSYNPTAGIIVDNTVDEIDKRVVASVEWLTEGKLYVDAINAIIVLSRRFLINGKIRSLSYLYETHDIDNVIKNFEMDTISDPNSCKAAVDEIKQYKELIDIHEQFEQWDALLVNSQSESNLPHLLKKFKQLCSNVYRFSKSFLIELSESPGIAGSDVIYEIRALYTPHLIVKLHNSLVTASRELKIESFINEALSLANLVANETDRIYLLFQSSGRLQEYLQLIAKTATFVKTQ, via the coding sequence ATGGAGGTTGATACCATCGACAGTTATGAAGCACTGGTGAAATTTGCGAATGTTCTTAAGGACTTTAGAGTCGGTGTACTTAATGATCCAGGATCCAGGGATGCCTTTGATGTTGTGAAGGATTTCAGGTCCATTGCGGGGGAAGGAGCACTAGATATAGCGAGGACTGACTCTTCTGAGAGGGGCGGTGTATTTGAGAACTGGGAGTTGGAGGCTAAGCTTTGGCATCTGATTGAGTTGCTAGTGAATTTTAGAACGGCAGATTTAAACATTGACGAAGACATTGAGCAGCTCGAAGACGATTCGCTGGGGTTTACAAAGTCCttattgaagaaggacagATCTCTATACGAAATCTGGCTTATCATGCTTTGGATTCAATCTAATAtttccgtcccagctagGCCAGATGGCATTGCAGGGTCAAAGTGGTCACATTCTTTTATGTCCGGTGAGCTAAAGAGCTGCGACTTGGACTACCCTCTAAGAGAATCCGATTGCAAGATAGATAATCGTGACAAACAATCAGACCACGCCTTTTACAAATACATTTACGAACTACTTTTAGCTGGAAGATATGATGACGCTAGAAAAGAGTGCGAACTCTCGGACAACACGACCCTCGCCCTGATTTTATGCGGCCTCGATAACTACGTTGGATTTAGTGTTGGTGAACCAGCCAATGACGATCTACAACCACAGGAGAATATTAAGGGGAAGGCGCTATGGCGGAGAGCTGTCCATTCCTTGTCGCTTCAGCAAGAACTGGATGAGTATGAAAGGGCAATATACTCATACCTGGCTGGTGACGTTTTCGAGGGGATCGACACAAACTGGGACATTGATCTTCTATTATACCTCAACCAAGCATTACAGATTTCGCTTGAAAATCACCTGTTAGAGGACAAGCTGGTCGATAGCAAAGAGATCATCCTTCCCATGGCATCTGATCCTGTCCCCCTACAATCAGTACTGGACATTATAGCACGCAAGCATGTAGCTGAGGGTGAGCATCCTATAAGAGTTTTAATGGGCGCTGTGATATTGGACAAAATACCTACAGTTGTGAAATCTTCTACAGCGATGCTATTGGACGTTGTCAAAGGTAAAGACGCTAGCAATGACATGGTAGAGGAACCTTATCTTCTAAGAGTGGTCACACATCTTGTTATATTAATGGACTTCATTTGCCCAGGCTTGATTAATGAGCAAGATAAGTCAAAATTGATTACTGCTTACGTGACTATCTTGTCGCTCTACCAGCTTTACAACGAAATCCCCGTCTACATTAGCTTTCTAGATGACTCAGAAGCATTGGAAGCTTACTCGTTCTTCCTATCGAATCTGACGAATGCTGCGGCTCGCAAGAAACAACTCGACCTTTGcaatattttgaaaataccAACAGCCAATATCTTAAGGAGAACCACACAAAGAGTGTTTGATGATACAGAAGGCTCATACAACCCAACGGCCGGTATAATTGTCGATAATACGGTTGACGAAATTGACAAACGCGTGGTTGCGAGTGTTGAGTGGCTAACGGAAGGAAAACTTTATGTCGACGCCATCAATGCTATAATCGTACTGTCGAGGCggtttttgataaatggCAAAATAAGGTCTTTGAGTTACCTTTACGAAACTCATGACATTGACAATgtcatcaagaactttgaaatgGATACCATAAGCGACCCTAACAGCTGCAAAGCTGCCGTGGATGAAATAAAGCAATACAAAGAACTAATAGACATTCACGAGCAGTTCGAGCAGTGGGATGCTCTGCTAGTAAATTCACAGTCAGAGTCAAACTTGCCGCACCTtctgaaaaagttcaagcaaCTCTGCAGCAATGTTTACAGGTTCAGCAAATCCTTCTTGATAGAGCTTTCGGAAAGTCCCGGGATTGCAGGCAGCGATGTGATTTACGAAATCCGTGCCCTTTACACCCCTCACCTCATTGTCAAGTTGCATAACTCGTTGGTGACGGCTTCGAGGGAACTGAAAATAGAAAGCTTCATAAATGAGGCACTTTCCTTAGCAAACCTGGTCGCGAACGAGACTGATCGCATATATCTGCTGTTCCAATCCAGTGGCAGACTGCAGGAGTATCTACAACTTATTGCCAAGACGGCCACTTTTGTCAAAACGCAGTAA
- the RPL9A gene encoding 60S ribosomal protein uL6 (highly similar to uniprot|P05738 Saccharomyces cerevisiae uniprot|P05738 Saccharomyces cerevisiae YGL147C RPL9A Protein component of the large (60S) ribosomal subunit, nearly identical to Rpl9Bp and has similarity to E. coli L6 and rat L9 ribosomal proteins and to YNL067W uniprot|P51401 Saccharomyces cerevisiae YNL067W RPL9B Protein component of the large (60S) ribosomal subunit, nearly identical to Rpl9Ap and has similarity to E. coli L6 and rat L9 ribosomal proteins) yields the protein MKYIQTDQTLDIPEGVTVNIKSRVIKVTGPRGTLTKNLKHIDVTFAKVSNKQVKITVHNGDRKHVAALRTVKSLVANMVTGVTKGFKYKMRYVYAHFPINVNVVEKDGAKFVEIRNFLGDKQVRMVPVREGVSIDFSNNQKDEIVLSGNSIENVSQNAADIQQICRVRNKDIRKFLDGIYVSQKGFIEEEN from the coding sequence ATGAAGTACATCCAGACTGACCAAACCCTAGATATCCCAGAAGGCGTTACCGTCAACATCAAGTCGAGAGTCATCAAGGTCACTGGCCCAAGAGGTACTTTgaccaagaacttgaagcacaTCGATGTCACTTTCGCCAAGGTGAGCAACAAGCAGGTTAAGATTACCGTTCACAACGGTGACAGAAAGCACGTTGCTGCTTTGAGAACTGTCAAGTCTTTGGTCGCCAACATGGTCACCGGTGTCACCAAGGGTTTCAAGTACAAGATGAGATATGTCTACGCGCATTTTCCTATCAACGTGAACGTTGTTGAGAAGGATGGTGCTAAGTTTGTCGAGATCAGAAACTTCTTGGGTGACAAGCAGGTCAGAATGGTCCCAGTCAGAGAGGGTGTCTCCATCGACTTCTCTAACAACCAGAAGGACGAGATCGTTTTGTCCGGTAACTCTATCGAGAACGTCTCTCAGAACGCCGCCGACATCCAGCAAATCTGCCGTGTCAGAAACAAGGATATCCGTAAGTTCTTGGATGGTATCTACGTTTCCCAGAAGGGTTTCATTGAGGAGGAGAACTAA